One window from the genome of Eublepharis macularius isolate TG4126 chromosome 15, MPM_Emac_v1.0, whole genome shotgun sequence encodes:
- the ALKBH6 gene encoding alpha-ketoglutarate-dependent dioxygenase alkB homolog 6, producing the protein MSERCTAILALESFRVGQSPPAAYYIPDFITEAEEGHLLQQVYGAPKPKWIQLSRRRLQNWGGLPHPKGMVLEKLPPWLQAYTDKVSSLGVFGGKLANHVLVNEYLPGEGIMPHEDGPLYFPTVTTINLGSHTLLDFYHPVSRGQQTEDREEPTPQSEEERHFLSLLLKPRSLLVLQEDMYIRYLHGIRSVTEDTITEKVANVGMCSSELGDTLCRGTRVSLTIRHVPKVLKTSIVLGKKK; encoded by the exons ATGTCAGAGAGGTGTACGGCTATTCTGGCGCTGGAGTCATTTCGTGTAGGCCAG TCTCCACCAGCTGCCTATTATATCCCTGATTTCATCACCGAGGCAGAAGAAGGGCATCTTTTGCAACAG GTTTATGGAGCCCCCAAGCCAAAGTGGATTCAGCTATCTAGGAGGCGGCTGCAGAACTGGG GAGGGCTGCCCCACCCAAAGGGGATGGTTCTGGAGAAGCTGCCCCCCTGGCTTCAGGCTTACACTGACAAAGTCTCCTCCCTTGGCGTCTTCGGAGGGAAGCTGGCGAATCACGTCTTGGTGAACGAGTACCTCCCTGGGGAGGGGATCATG CCTCATGAGGATGGCCCGCTCTATTTCCCTACGGTCACAACCATCAATTTAGGTTCTCACACCCTTCTGGATTTCTACCATCCTGTCAGCAGAGGGCAGCAAACAGAAGACAGAGAG GAGCCCACTCCCCAGTCCGAGGAGGAGCGCCACTTCCTTTCCTTGCTCCTGAAGCCCCGCAGCCTTTTGGTCTTGCAAGAAGACATGTACATACGTTATTTGCATGGAATCCGCTCCGTCACAGAGGACACCATTACGGAGAAAGTGGCCAACGTGGGCATGTGCAGCTCTGAGCTTGGGGACACGTTGTGCCGGGGAACGAGGGTATCGCTCACCATCCGCCACGTCCCCAAAGTGCTGAAAACGTCCATTGTGCTGGGCAAGAAGAAGTGA